A single Anaerolineae bacterium DNA region contains:
- a CDS encoding cytochrome c3 family protein encodes MRARLILCTLALVLAAVTALSLASTVGPALAQEPENSAQGCEACHEDLLEALPEDHPSLTLNDLAYCLPCHGALGAARGLVWITHLKHYGQDDFAGDCLSCHLIANGEVTLVGVPTEAEAEDDGATPEPTGVGATPEPSPTAAATKSASALPTVRPTRTPRPTPTPRPVDEEWALEMTEYFRSWASSEFADHTHAQASVTCNQCHDTFFPEKKPATDACLRCHGTYAHLAELTEPEAEGPNPHASHLGEPSCTSCHNAHKKAELMCLQCHIFELEMPEWDED; translated from the coding sequence ATGCGCGCCAGACTCATCCTCTGCACGCTTGCTCTCGTCCTCGCGGCAGTCACGGCCCTCAGCCTCGCCTCGACGGTCGGCCCAGCCCTTGCTCAAGAACCCGAAAACTCCGCCCAGGGCTGCGAAGCCTGCCACGAGGACCTGCTGGAGGCCCTCCCCGAAGACCACCCTAGCCTAACCCTGAATGACCTGGCCTACTGCCTGCCCTGCCACGGAGCCCTGGGGGCCGCCCGGGGCCTGGTCTGGATCACCCACCTGAAGCATTACGGCCAGGACGATTTCGCTGGTGACTGCCTCTCTTGCCACCTGATAGCCAACGGTGAGGTCACCCTGGTGGGCGTGCCCACCGAGGCCGAAGCCGAGGACGACGGAGCGACGCCGGAGCCGACAGGCGTTGGCGCCACTCCCGAACCGTCACCCACCGCCGCCGCCACCAAGTCAGCGTCGGCCTTGCCCACCGTCCGTCCCACTCGGACACCGAGGCCAACGCCCACTCCCAGGCCGGTCGACGAGGAGTGGGCCCTGGAGATGACCGAGTACTTCCGGTCTTGGGCGTCGTCGGAGTTCGCGGACCACACTCACGCCCAAGCCTCTGTCACCTGCAATCAGTGCCATGACACCTTCTTCCCAGAGAAGAAGCCGGCCACAGATGCGTGCCTCCGTTGCCATGGCACCTACGCGCACCTGGCCGAACTGACCGAGCCCGAGGCCGAGGGGCCCAACCCGCACGCCTCACACTTGGGCGAGCCCAGTTGCACCTCCTGCCACAACGCCCACAAGAAAGCTGAGCTAATGTGCCTGCAGTGTCACATCTTCGAGCTGGAGATGCCGGAGTGGGATGAGGACTAG
- a CDS encoding FAD-binding protein, giving the protein MSDKAARRSVDRRTFVKGSVISAGAMALAGMTTQPVDAQGRPIHWDRETDVIVVGYGGAGAAAAITAHDEGAEVIILEKTDAGGGSTYYSGGYFVSPTDVEGAKAYLTHCAIAGAGQTFELDDAFLTAWAEEAVRNVEWIESIGGAAEVSLRGWYSAFEGAESYTSYQPAGNRTGVGLWEILATAVEERGIEVIYNTAATRLVTRTVLRALEDEAAGDEADLRPREADTEVLGVLASTDGVTTAIKARKAVILTCGGFECNETMKRNYLGVYPIFSVGTPAATGDAIKLAADVDAALWHMGKCGGNLCHKLPRVPVAFPSMLQLGAAGKSVIFVDQQGKRFVNETLPYDAILKAIDYYDPGRQEWPRIPCWCIFDEKTRTQGPAGLSVPIGKPIYTWSADNSAEIASGDIIQADTIEELAEALGMDPDALLDTVDEWNAAVDDGEDAAFGRALGLIAIDEPPFYALAGYPGTWGTGGGPRIDARAQVQSVRGRPIPRLYAAGNASGVVYPFLYPLSGTMIADAFVMGRIAGANAAAEEPAE; this is encoded by the coding sequence ATGTCCGATAAGGCAGCGCGCAGGAGCGTTGACCGCCGTACGTTCGTGAAGGGTTCCGTCATCAGCGCCGGCGCTATGGCACTGGCCGGCATGACCACACAGCCCGTGGATGCCCAGGGGCGCCCTATTCATTGGGATCGCGAGACCGATGTGATCGTCGTCGGGTACGGCGGGGCCGGTGCGGCCGCCGCCATCACCGCTCACGACGAGGGCGCTGAGGTCATCATTCTCGAGAAGACCGACGCCGGTGGCGGGTCCACCTACTACTCCGGTGGCTACTTCGTCAGCCCTACAGACGTCGAGGGCGCCAAGGCCTACCTCACCCACTGCGCCATCGCCGGAGCGGGCCAGACCTTCGAGTTGGACGACGCCTTCCTCACCGCCTGGGCCGAGGAAGCCGTCAGGAACGTCGAGTGGATCGAGAGCATCGGCGGAGCCGCGGAAGTCTCTCTGCGGGGCTGGTACTCCGCCTTCGAGGGGGCTGAGTCGTACACTTCCTACCAGCCTGCAGGGAACCGCACCGGTGTGGGGCTGTGGGAGATCCTGGCCACGGCCGTGGAGGAGCGCGGGATCGAGGTCATCTACAACACCGCTGCCACCCGTCTCGTCACCCGCACCGTGCTACGGGCTCTGGAGGATGAGGCCGCGGGCGACGAGGCCGACCTTCGGCCGCGTGAGGCCGATACCGAAGTCCTCGGTGTCCTGGCCAGCACCGACGGCGTCACCACCGCCATCAAGGCGCGCAAGGCTGTGATCCTGACCTGCGGCGGCTTCGAATGCAACGAGACAATGAAGCGCAACTACCTGGGCGTCTACCCCATCTTCTCGGTGGGCACTCCGGCCGCCACTGGCGACGCCATCAAGTTGGCCGCCGACGTGGATGCAGCCCTCTGGCACATGGGCAAGTGTGGCGGCAACCTCTGCCACAAGCTTCCGCGCGTGCCGGTGGCCTTCCCCTCCATGCTGCAACTGGGCGCAGCCGGTAAGTCGGTCATCTTCGTCGACCAGCAGGGCAAGCGGTTCGTCAACGAGACGCTCCCCTACGATGCCATCCTCAAGGCCATCGACTACTACGACCCCGGCCGGCAGGAGTGGCCTCGCATACCGTGCTGGTGCATCTTCGACGAGAAGACCCGGACCCAGGGCCCGGCGGGCCTGTCGGTCCCCATCGGCAAGCCCATCTACACCTGGAGTGCCGACAACAGCGCCGAGATCGCCAGCGGCGACATCATCCAGGCTGACACCATCGAGGAGTTGGCCGAGGCCCTCGGTATGGATCCGGACGCACTCCTGGACACCGTCGACGAGTGGAATGCTGCCGTGGACGACGGGGAAGACGCCGCGTTCGGCCGAGCCCTCGGTCTGATCGCCATCGACGAGCCTCCCTTCTACGCCCTGGCCGGGTATCCCGGGACCTGGGGCACGGGAGGCGGCCCGCGCATCGATGCCCGAGCGCAGGTGCAGAGCGTCCGCGGTCGGCCCATTCCTCGGCTCTACGCCGCCGGTAACGCCTCTGGCGTCGTCTATCCCTTCCTGTATCCGCTCAGCGGCACCATGATCGCTGACGCCTTCGTCATGGGCCGCATTGCCGGCGCCAACGCTGCCGCGGAGGAACCCGCGGAGTAG
- a CDS encoding arsenate reductase ArsC, with the protein MPKPKVLFLCTGNTARSQMAEAFLRRYADDRFDVYSAGLEPQEISPYARLVMEEVGVSLEGQYSKGLAQYLGREHFGYLITVCQQAEAACPIFPGVGKRLYWPFEDPVAFEGSEEEKLAKFREVRDQIERRILEWLRELDAEQGRDRR; encoded by the coding sequence GTGCCCAAACCGAAGGTGCTGTTCCTGTGTACCGGAAACACTGCTCGCAGCCAGATGGCGGAGGCATTCCTGCGCCGCTATGCCGATGACCGCTTCGACGTATACAGCGCCGGGCTCGAGCCCCAGGAGATTAGCCCCTACGCCCGGCTGGTGATGGAAGAGGTTGGGGTGAGCCTGGAGGGCCAATACTCCAAGGGGCTGGCCCAGTACCTGGGGAGAGAGCACTTCGGGTACCTGATAACGGTGTGCCAGCAGGCGGAGGCGGCCTGCCCCATCTTCCCGGGCGTCGGCAAGCGGCTGTACTGGCCCTTCGAGGACCCGGTGGCCTTCGAGGGGTCAGAAGAGGAGAAACTGGCCAAGTTCCGGGAGGTCCGGGACCAGATTGAGCGCCGCATTCTGGAGTGGCTGAGGGAGCTGGACGCCGAGCAGGGACGGGATCGGAGATGA
- a CDS encoding winged helix-turn-helix transcriptional regulator: MLDEERIAALFRVLGDPTRLAIFRLLQQGTYCNCEMGEELGLSANLVSHHLKVLREAGLVGAQRHPTDARWILYSLNREALTDARRLCNNLLDPERIGSRVPASCRTAEGACACGMFPALSSAEMD, encoded by the coding sequence ATGTTGGACGAGGAGAGAATCGCGGCTCTGTTTCGAGTTTTGGGCGACCCCACGCGGCTGGCCATATTCCGGCTGCTACAGCAGGGGACCTACTGCAACTGCGAGATGGGCGAGGAGCTGGGCCTATCGGCCAACCTGGTCTCCCATCACCTCAAGGTGCTCCGGGAAGCGGGGCTGGTGGGAGCACAGCGGCATCCGACCGATGCCCGCTGGATCCTTTACTCCCTGAACCGGGAGGCACTGACCGACGCTAGGCGCCTATGCAACAACCTGCTGGACCCGGAGCGCATCGGGTCGCGGGTGCCGGCCTCCTGCCGGACGGCTGAGGGAGCCTGTGCCTGTGGGATGTTCCCGGCGCTGAGTTCCGCGGAGATGGACTGA
- a CDS encoding permease produces the protein MDIAGYAVTMIQSGLGSLASYLAAHVLLCLVPAFIIAGAMTALIPKEAITRFLGRDAPKLISYPAAAVGGFVLAVCSCTIMPLFAGIYKRGAGLGPAITFLFVGPAINILALTYTGAAIGFDIAIARLVLSIVFGIGIGLIMAAIFWVGDRGRAQANEKAGGFGGQASIRPAVWAVMLLLFAVLLVGTLQVGLFTSSYAQVSLPVRGADAIEDGLARLIPFDPSRGEEGVSFQGLFLIGLLALVGAASWKGLSRVDERFNRWTWVALGLLTATLLVAALRVEVMPAGIALHFTGRFLGEVVVLGAVAAVAWKGLDEFEVQEWLWEMWRFVKQIFPLLIVGVFAAGVVRVIIRPEWVEAIAGSNTIAANFVGVVFGVFMYFPTLVEVPIAKMFLDLGMHRGPLLAYLMSDPELSIQSILITASIIGRKRAWVYVFWVALFSTLAGLGFGALVNGADPLLLGAYALLGLAALIGSLTLLHRRPARADRAAEAG, from the coding sequence ATGGACATAGCGGGATACGCAGTGACCATGATTCAGTCGGGGCTGGGGAGCCTGGCCTCCTACCTGGCGGCGCACGTGCTCCTTTGCCTGGTGCCGGCCTTCATAATCGCGGGAGCGATGACGGCCCTCATTCCCAAGGAGGCTATCACCCGCTTCCTGGGCCGGGATGCTCCCAAGCTCATATCCTATCCGGCGGCGGCTGTAGGTGGATTCGTATTGGCGGTGTGTTCCTGCACCATCATGCCCCTGTTCGCCGGCATCTACAAGCGGGGAGCGGGACTGGGCCCGGCCATCACCTTCCTCTTCGTGGGCCCGGCCATCAACATCCTGGCCCTGACCTACACCGGGGCCGCCATCGGCTTCGACATCGCCATAGCCCGGTTGGTGCTCTCCATCGTGTTCGGCATCGGCATCGGGTTGATCATGGCAGCCATCTTCTGGGTCGGCGACCGCGGCCGGGCCCAGGCGAACGAGAAGGCAGGCGGGTTCGGGGGCCAGGCGTCCATCCGCCCGGCCGTGTGGGCGGTGATGTTGCTCCTCTTCGCGGTACTCCTGGTGGGCACCCTGCAGGTGGGCTTGTTCACCAGCTCTTACGCTCAAGTCAGCCTGCCCGTAAGGGGTGCCGACGCCATCGAGGACGGCCTGGCCCGGCTGATCCCCTTCGACCCCAGCCGGGGCGAGGAGGGGGTGAGCTTCCAGGGTCTGTTTCTCATCGGGCTACTGGCTCTGGTGGGAGCGGCATCGTGGAAGGGCCTGAGCCGGGTGGACGAGCGGTTCAACCGCTGGACCTGGGTGGCCCTAGGCCTGCTGACAGCGACCTTGCTGGTGGCGGCACTCCGGGTGGAGGTCATGCCGGCTGGCATCGCCCTTCACTTCACGGGACGGTTCCTGGGTGAGGTAGTGGTGTTGGGGGCGGTGGCGGCAGTGGCCTGGAAGGGCCTGGACGAATTCGAGGTCCAGGAGTGGCTGTGGGAGATGTGGCGCTTTGTGAAGCAGATCTTCCCTCTGCTCATCGTGGGCGTGTTCGCCGCTGGGGTGGTGCGCGTCATCATTCGCCCGGAGTGGGTGGAGGCCATCGCCGGGAGCAATACCATCGCCGCCAACTTCGTGGGTGTGGTCTTCGGGGTGTTCATGTACTTCCCCACCCTGGTGGAAGTGCCCATCGCCAAGATGTTCCTCGACCTGGGCATGCACCGGGGGCCGTTGCTGGCCTACCTGATGAGCGACCCGGAGCTGAGCATCCAGAGCATCCTCATCACCGCCAGCATCATCGGCCGCAAGCGGGCCTGGGTGTACGTATTCTGGGTGGCGCTGTTCAGCACCCTGGCCGGGCTGGGCTTTGGGGCCCTGGTGAATGGGGCCGACCCGCTCTTGCTAGGAGCGTACGCGCTGCTGGGGCTGGCAGCGCTGATCGGATCTCTGACCTTGCTGCACCGGCGTCCGGCGAGGGCGGACCGCGCGGCGGAGGCAGGGTAG
- a CDS encoding thioredoxin family protein yields MEIKILGTGCPKCKRLEQLAREAVAEAGVEAKITKVEDIGEIFQYPVEITPALVINEEVKSSGRIPRKDEIVVWIINEAAASG; encoded by the coding sequence GTGGAGATCAAGATACTGGGCACGGGGTGCCCGAAGTGCAAGCGGTTGGAGCAGTTGGCGCGCGAGGCGGTGGCCGAGGCCGGCGTAGAGGCTAAGATCACCAAGGTGGAGGACATCGGCGAGATCTTCCAGTACCCGGTGGAGATCACGCCGGCGCTGGTGATAAACGAGGAGGTGAAGTCCTCGGGCCGTATACCGCGCAAGGACGAGATCGTGGTCTGGATCATCAATGAGGCAGCAGCGTCCGGCTGA
- the arsB gene encoding ACR3 family arsenite efflux transporter, translating into MSQSSSPRGSVVARLSLLDRFLPLWIFIAMAAGVGLGAVVPGIKDAFEAVSLGTVSLPIAIGLLWMMYPVLAKVKYEELGKITGALEQFGVSLTLNWVIGPIIMFVLAWLLLSDFPAYRTGLILVGLARCIAMVLIWNMLAGGDSEYCAVLVALNSVFQILMYSPLAYLFLRLVPQWLGAEATVVHIGMGEIARSVLIFLGIPLAGGIITRFTLLRRKGADWYDHQFIPKLGPTALVGLLFTIVVMFSMQGDQILAAPFEVLRVAIPLTLYFVTMFLVSFGISLWRGFSYEMATTQSFTAASNNFELAIAVAVGTFGIASREALATVIGPLIEVPVLIGLVYVALWFRRALFHAEAALPTVARLSAAARGCPEGCTGELCLAERRQAEA; encoded by the coding sequence ATGAGTCAGTCAAGTTCTCCACGAGGCAGCGTGGTAGCCAGGCTGTCGCTTCTGGATCGCTTCTTACCCCTGTGGATCTTCATCGCCATGGCGGCAGGGGTGGGGCTGGGTGCGGTGGTGCCCGGGATCAAGGACGCCTTCGAAGCAGTATCCCTGGGCACCGTGTCCCTCCCCATCGCCATTGGGCTGCTGTGGATGATGTACCCGGTGCTGGCCAAGGTGAAGTACGAGGAGCTGGGGAAGATCACCGGCGCCCTGGAGCAGTTCGGGGTGTCCCTCACCCTCAACTGGGTCATCGGCCCCATCATCATGTTCGTGCTGGCCTGGCTGCTTCTTTCCGACTTCCCGGCCTACCGCACGGGGTTGATCCTGGTGGGGCTGGCTCGGTGCATCGCCATGGTGCTCATCTGGAACATGCTGGCTGGTGGGGATTCGGAGTACTGCGCCGTGCTGGTGGCGCTGAACTCGGTGTTCCAGATCCTCATGTACAGCCCGCTGGCTTATCTGTTCCTCAGGCTGGTGCCCCAGTGGCTGGGCGCCGAGGCCACGGTGGTGCACATCGGCATGGGTGAGATCGCCCGGAGCGTGCTCATCTTCCTGGGGATCCCTCTCGCCGGCGGCATTATCACCCGCTTCACCCTCTTGCGGCGCAAAGGGGCCGACTGGTACGACCACCAGTTCATCCCCAAGCTGGGACCGACAGCCCTGGTGGGGCTGCTCTTCACCATCGTGGTCATGTTCTCCATGCAGGGAGACCAGATCCTGGCGGCGCCCTTTGAGGTGCTGCGAGTGGCTATCCCGCTCACCTTGTACTTCGTGACCATGTTCCTGGTGTCCTTCGGCATTTCGCTCTGGCGCGGCTTCTCCTACGAGATGGCGACTACCCAGTCGTTCACGGCCGCCAGCAACAACTTCGAGCTGGCCATCGCCGTGGCCGTGGGCACCTTCGGGATCGCCTCTCGGGAGGCGCTGGCCACGGTGATCGGACCTCTGATCGAGGTGCCGGTGCTGATCGGCCTGGTGTACGTGGCCCTGTGGTTCCGACGGGCGCTGTTCCATGCTGAGGCGGCCCTGCCTACGGTGGCCCGGCTATCGGCCGCGGCGCGCGGCTGCCCGGAGGGATGCACCGGCGAGCTCTGTCTGGCCGAGCGCAGACAGGCGGAGGCGTGA
- a CDS encoding Fe-S cluster protein, translating to MNEEDLIRTYRLEVTSPPCDPGAERYNAFAHLETDISDVMPYLNAVWPGAVYDRAGKHLQAHRDGRAVTVHERMIAVSGFQERAEAEEAVRDLVTELNRIWRRRHEIEPRYDKRRRPNALEVYRLLPRTNCKACAQASCFVFANQLATGLVSLEECPALAGQEYSEQRARLEALLREAIRCRSALSSSH from the coding sequence ATGAACGAAGAAGACTTGATTCGCACCTACAGGCTGGAGGTGACGTCGCCGCCCTGTGACCCCGGGGCGGAACGCTACAATGCCTTTGCCCACCTGGAAACCGACATAAGCGACGTGATGCCTTACCTGAACGCCGTCTGGCCCGGTGCCGTGTATGACCGCGCGGGCAAGCACCTGCAAGCGCATCGCGATGGCCGGGCGGTGACTGTTCACGAGCGCATGATCGCCGTGAGCGGCTTTCAAGAGCGGGCTGAGGCGGAGGAGGCCGTGCGCGACCTCGTGACCGAGCTCAACCGGATCTGGCGGCGACGGCACGAAATCGAGCCGCGCTACGACAAGCGGCGGCGCCCCAACGCCCTCGAGGTCTATCGTCTGCTGCCGCGCACCAACTGCAAGGCGTGCGCCCAGGCCTCCTGCTTCGTGTTCGCCAACCAACTGGCGACCGGGCTAGTATCGCTGGAGGAGTGCCCGGCGCTCGCCGGCCAGGAGTACTCAGAGCAGAGAGCGCGGCTGGAGGCCCTCCTGAGGGAGGCCATCCGATGCAGAAGCGCACTCTCCTCATCTCATTGA
- the arsM gene encoding arsenite methyltransferase, with protein MRVDASGVKSEVRRRYAEAARGGGCCCGGGGSSGCCPPGSTQDAPLVDYGELARDVAEGSDLGLGCGTPTRFADLRPGEVVLDLGSGAGVDVFLAAKAVGPEGRVIGVDMTPEMIARARANAARAGFANVEFRLGEIEALPVADTSVDVVLSNCVINLVPDKARAFGEIHRVLRRGGRFCLSDIVSYGDVPAEVRQDAGLWASCIAGALDKDEYLRLIEETGFGQVRVHHLEEYGQFRGQGYGFASITVEGRKA; from the coding sequence ATGCGAGTGGACGCAAGCGGAGTGAAGAGCGAAGTGAGACGCAGGTACGCCGAGGCGGCCCGCGGGGGCGGCTGCTGCTGCGGCGGTGGCGGCAGCAGCGGTTGCTGCCCGCCCGGCAGCACTCAGGACGCGCCCCTGGTGGATTATGGCGAGTTGGCTCGCGATGTGGCGGAGGGGTCCGACCTGGGCCTGGGCTGCGGCACGCCCACCCGCTTCGCCGACCTTAGACCTGGGGAGGTAGTGCTGGATCTGGGGAGCGGCGCCGGCGTGGACGTCTTCCTGGCGGCCAAGGCCGTGGGTCCCGAGGGAAGGGTCATAGGGGTGGACATGACGCCGGAGATGATCGCCCGGGCTCGGGCCAACGCCGCTCGAGCCGGGTTCGCCAACGTCGAGTTCAGGCTGGGCGAGATCGAGGCTCTGCCAGTGGCGGACACCAGCGTGGACGTGGTGCTCTCCAACTGCGTCATCAACCTAGTGCCGGACAAGGCGAGGGCGTTCGGCGAAATCCACCGGGTGCTCCGGAGAGGCGGGCGATTCTGCCTCTCCGACATCGTCTCCTACGGGGACGTGCCGGCAGAGGTGCGGCAGGATGCTGGCCTCTGGGCCTCGTGTATCGCCGGGGCGCTGGACAAGGACGAGTACCTGAGGCTGATCGAGGAAACGGGGTTCGGCCAGGTTCGGGTGCACCACCTGGAGGAGTACGGCCAGTTCCGCGGCCAGGGCTACGGCTTCGCCAGCATCACGGTGGAGGGGCGGAAGGCGTAG
- a CDS encoding carbohydrate ABC transporter permease → MRWRGILAWMGIVAIAVVVLFPIAWAIKTSLTAPLGVGSRTVGIVHLESYRYILSQPLFVLYLRNSLLVSLGAIITALPMAIMGGYALARFDFPGKRLSVLLLVLPLLPAIAVLVPLIVYMRLLGLYNTLFAVVLANVVFNTPFAVWMVRGFFVSIPIEIEEAARMDGCSRLGSLRRISIPLAAPGLIAVSIFVFINSWNNYLYAFAFTTSPHLAVLPQALLRFLGAWGTNYGGLTAAATLALLPPALFFLSFQRWFVMGMLAGTGK, encoded by the coding sequence GTGAGGTGGCGGGGGATACTAGCCTGGATGGGCATCGTGGCCATCGCTGTAGTGGTGCTCTTTCCCATCGCCTGGGCGATCAAGACGTCTCTGACGGCCCCGCTGGGAGTGGGTAGCCGCACCGTCGGCATCGTACACCTGGAGAGCTACCGCTACATCCTCAGCCAGCCCCTGTTCGTGCTCTACCTGAGGAATAGCCTGCTCGTCTCGCTCGGGGCCATCATCACGGCCTTACCGATGGCCATCATGGGTGGCTACGCTCTGGCCCGGTTCGACTTCCCGGGCAAGCGGCTGAGCGTCCTCCTGCTGGTCTTGCCCCTGCTGCCGGCCATCGCCGTGCTGGTGCCATTGATCGTATACATGCGCCTTCTCGGCCTCTACAACACCCTGTTCGCCGTGGTGCTGGCCAATGTGGTGTTCAACACCCCCTTTGCCGTCTGGATGGTGCGTGGCTTCTTCGTCTCGATACCCATCGAGATCGAGGAGGCGGCAAGGATGGACGGATGCTCCAGACTGGGGAGCTTGCGGCGGATCAGCATTCCGCTGGCGGCGCCGGGCCTGATCGCCGTCTCGATCTTCGTCTTCATCAACTCCTGGAACAACTACCTCTACGCTTTCGCCTTCACCACTTCACCCCACCTCGCCGTGCTGCCCCAGGCGCTGTTGCGGTTCCTGGGGGCATGGGGAACCAACTACGGTGGATTGACGGCGGCGGCCACCCTGGCGCTGCTTCCGCCGGCTCTCTTCTTCCTCTCCTTCCAGAGATGGTTCGTCATGGGCATGCTGGCCGGGACGGGGAAGTAG
- a CDS encoding sugar ABC transporter permease, whose amino-acid sequence MLSKYRLPYILLLPVVLVLLLFLAWPLGSIFYFSLRRTPLGAASELVGLANFALLLGEGRFLGNLLASLRYLIGVLALSVPLAYLAAILISSKLRGAGTFRTIFMLPWIIAPVVSAILFRTMIDPYSGPVTQLLAWLTGRRYLFLVEPNLALLTIIVHSAWRSFPFEMLLIAAGLTGIPQELYDSAKVDGAGGWAQFRYVTLPLTRNQLFVAVLLITIWTLQDAEGVYSLTQGGPGYVTEVAGVRLFKEAFIYFNIGIGSAIGVILIVLSIVFMILYLRLIGEGETQ is encoded by the coding sequence TTGCTAAGCAAGTACAGGCTCCCCTACATCCTGCTCCTGCCTGTTGTCCTGGTATTGCTGTTGTTCCTCGCCTGGCCGCTAGGCAGCATCTTCTACTTCAGTCTGCGGCGGACGCCACTGGGTGCCGCATCGGAGCTGGTGGGGCTGGCCAACTTCGCCCTGCTGCTCGGCGAAGGCCGTTTCCTGGGCAACCTGCTGGCCTCCCTCCGCTACCTGATCGGGGTTCTGGCTCTGTCTGTCCCCCTGGCCTACCTGGCAGCCATCCTGATCAGCAGCAAGCTCCGCGGCGCTGGCACGTTCCGCACTATCTTCATGCTTCCCTGGATCATCGCGCCCGTGGTGAGTGCTATCCTCTTCCGCACCATGATTGACCCCTACTCCGGACCGGTGACCCAGCTGCTAGCATGGCTGACAGGCCGAAGGTACCTGTTCCTCGTCGAACCCAACCTGGCCCTGCTCACTATCATCGTCCACAGCGCCTGGCGCTCCTTCCCCTTCGAGATGCTGCTCATAGCCGCCGGCCTCACGGGCATACCGCAGGAGCTGTACGACTCGGCTAAGGTAGACGGTGCCGGGGGCTGGGCTCAGTTCCGTTACGTCACCCTGCCTCTCACCCGCAATCAGCTCTTCGTGGCCGTTCTGCTCATCACTATCTGGACTCTCCAGGACGCTGAAGGAGTGTACTCCCTGACTCAGGGAGGGCCGGGGTACGTGACCGAGGTGGCCGGCGTGAGGCTCTTCAAGGAGGCCTTCATATACTTCAACATCGGAATCGGCTCGGCCATAGGCGTGATTCTGATCGTCCTCAGCATCGTCTTCATGATCCTGTACTTACGTCTCATTGGGGAAGGAGAGACACAGTGA
- a CDS encoding sugar ABC transporter substrate-binding protein, translating to MEMRRPHRKVSRRELLRIGSLGLASIGLGACATLTPAPAAPGAPEPSPVVQRPTTIKWAHYFDPLQSPAQKFNYEWMERMVSSFEEKHPEINVEPEYFDWDKIDDRSVLDYEAGIKHDVMFGSPQLMAKHFEVGDFIDLTPYLAKWSEEERADFNWSPVWASGSQGDVQIGIPSGVHTRSVAYRRDMFSEAGLDPDAPPTTWEECLEAAQALTTDDVWGLGMYFGPSRATIELYFAPLIWNFGGELWDPETKKATFASDAGMAAAEAIYDLVYTQKVTPESAVGGTYDDAILVAFLEGRLAMGWGFGSYWIVSLEEGGFVKGCFPATEACAEDTGGVMVTPTVPGAQFTNAWTLSIHSLSEHRDEAFTFLEYLLDADNLYNFPDAGLPARLSLWDRPEFKSKFYQTWLEAARKGRPMPPTVHYPELADTAAACLQEILVMKGSIPETLKKFEDEWNAKYAGK from the coding sequence ATGGAGATGCGCAGACCGCACCGGAAGGTAAGTCGTCGCGAACTGCTCCGCATCGGCTCACTGGGCCTGGCCAGCATCGGCCTGGGAGCATGTGCAACCCTGACTCCCGCGCCTGCCGCGCCTGGGGCACCAGAGCCCAGCCCTGTGGTACAGCGGCCGACTACCATCAAGTGGGCCCACTACTTTGACCCCCTGCAGAGCCCCGCACAGAAGTTCAACTACGAGTGGATGGAACGGATGGTGTCCTCCTTCGAGGAGAAGCACCCGGAGATCAACGTCGAGCCTGAGTACTTCGACTGGGATAAGATAGACGACCGTTCTGTACTCGACTACGAGGCTGGCATCAAGCACGATGTGATGTTCGGCTCTCCCCAGCTGATGGCCAAGCACTTCGAGGTGGGGGACTTCATTGACCTGACGCCCTACCTGGCCAAGTGGAGCGAAGAGGAGAGGGCGGACTTCAACTGGAGCCCCGTCTGGGCCTCTGGCAGCCAGGGCGATGTGCAGATCGGAATCCCTAGCGGTGTGCACACCCGCAGTGTGGCCTACCGCCGAGACATGTTCTCCGAGGCCGGGCTCGACCCCGATGCTCCACCCACCACTTGGGAGGAGTGCTTGGAGGCCGCCCAGGCCCTGACCACGGACGATGTCTGGGGACTGGGCATGTACTTCGGCCCCTCCCGGGCCACCATCGAGCTGTATTTCGCCCCTCTGATCTGGAACTTCGGCGGCGAACTGTGGGACCCCGAGACCAAGAAGGCGACCTTTGCCTCGGACGCCGGGATGGCAGCGGCAGAAGCCATCTATGACCTGGTCTACACCCAGAAGGTAACCCCGGAAAGCGCAGTCGGTGGAACCTACGACGACGCTATCCTGGTCGCTTTCCTCGAAGGTCGCCTGGCGATGGGCTGGGGATTCGGCAGCTACTGGATCGTGAGCCTGGAGGAGGGAGGCTTCGTCAAAGGATGCTTCCCGGCCACGGAGGCGTGTGCGGAGGACACTGGAGGCGTGATGGTGACGCCCACAGTGCCCGGGGCTCAGTTCACCAACGCCTGGACCCTGTCCATCCACAGTCTGAGCGAGCACCGTGATGAGGCGTTCACCTTCCTCGAGTATCTGCTAGACGCAGATAACCTCTACAACTTCCCTGATGCTGGGCTGCCGGCACGCCTCTCGCTGTGGGACCGGCCTGAGTTCAAGAGCAAGTTCTACCAGACGTGGCTTGAGGCTGCCCGCAAGGGCAGGCCCATGCCGCCAACGGTCCACTACCCCGAGCTGGCCGACACGGCCGCGGCGTGTCTGCAGGAGATCCTGGTGATGAAGGGGTCCATACCAGAGACGCTGAAGAAGTTCGAAGACGAATGGAACGCTAAGTACGCTGGCAAGTAG